A single window of Streptomyces xanthii DNA harbors:
- a CDS encoding Acg family FMN-binding oxidoreductase, giving the protein MTTISVPRSVVTSLVEDAVTAPSMHNAQPWRFVHREDSGTLELRGDPARELPREDPDRRALHLGCGAALFALRVAAAERGLRAVVELLPDPADPWRVADVRFEEAGSGEDELAVLHPALRERHTSRYPFTEEQVPPEILDGLGAAALLEGCKLVVPGAWHTETVMGLIRTSELFEAADESVRTEIAAWTRTGASDEALSDEGIPAYALGPRQYDVTSPVRDFDTGRQVTGRTAEPFEKHPQIALLGTAEDGPTDWLRAGQALQRVLLQATLDGLSTSLMSQPMEWPELRTLTRDPSSTTGHVHIILRLGYGPRGRATPRRPVTEVLSFEG; this is encoded by the coding sequence GTGACCACCATCTCTGTGCCCCGCTCCGTCGTGACCTCGCTGGTCGAGGACGCCGTCACGGCCCCGTCGATGCACAACGCGCAGCCGTGGAGATTCGTGCACCGGGAGGACTCCGGCACCCTGGAGCTCCGCGGTGACCCGGCGCGCGAGCTGCCCCGGGAGGACCCGGACCGCCGGGCGCTGCACCTGGGGTGCGGGGCAGCCTTGTTCGCGCTGCGGGTGGCCGCGGCCGAGCGGGGGCTGCGGGCCGTGGTCGAGCTGCTCCCGGATCCGGCCGATCCGTGGCGTGTCGCCGACGTCCGGTTCGAGGAGGCCGGCTCCGGTGAGGACGAGCTGGCCGTGCTGCATCCGGCGCTGCGCGAGCGGCACACGAGCCGGTACCCGTTCACGGAGGAGCAGGTGCCGCCGGAGATTCTGGACGGGCTGGGCGCGGCCGCCCTCCTGGAGGGCTGCAAGCTCGTCGTGCCGGGCGCCTGGCACACGGAGACGGTCATGGGCCTCATCCGCACCTCGGAGCTGTTCGAGGCGGCGGACGAGTCGGTACGGACCGAGATCGCGGCGTGGACACGCACCGGGGCGTCGGACGAGGCCCTGTCGGACGAGGGGATCCCCGCCTACGCGCTCGGCCCGCGCCAGTACGACGTCACCTCCCCCGTACGGGACTTCGACACGGGGCGTCAGGTCACGGGCCGCACGGCGGAACCCTTCGAGAAGCATCCGCAGATCGCCTTGCTCGGCACGGCAGAGGACGGCCCGACGGACTGGCTGCGGGCCGGCCAGGCACTCCAGCGCGTCCTCCTCCAGGCCACCCTGGACGGCCTCTCCACGTCCCTGATGTCCCAGCCCATGGAGTGGCCCGAACTGCGCACCCTGACCCGCGACCCCTCCTCCACGACCGGCCACGTCCACATCATCCTCCGCCTCGGCTACGGCCCCCGAGGCCGCGCCACCCCTCGCCGCCCGGTCACGGAGGTGCTGTCCTTCGAGGGGTGA
- a CDS encoding universal stress protein: MDTQERTARIVVGVDGSPSSQAALRWAVRYAGLVGGQVDVVTAWEIPGEASWSAPAADGEFDQEDAEQRLLEEVRTVLGREAGAGDAGPPVHERVVHGHPAAVLVEASEGADLLVVGSHGRGAFRRALLGSVSQQVTQHASCPVTIVRQDLPGT, from the coding sequence ATGGACACGCAAGAGCGGACGGCACGGATCGTGGTGGGCGTGGACGGGTCGCCCTCCTCGCAGGCCGCGCTGCGCTGGGCCGTGCGGTACGCCGGGCTCGTCGGAGGGCAGGTCGACGTGGTCACCGCGTGGGAGATCCCCGGTGAGGCGTCGTGGTCGGCCCCGGCGGCGGACGGCGAGTTCGACCAGGAGGACGCCGAGCAGCGCCTGCTCGAGGAGGTCAGGACGGTGCTGGGCCGCGAGGCCGGTGCCGGTGACGCGGGCCCGCCCGTGCACGAGCGCGTGGTGCACGGCCACCCGGCCGCGGTACTGGTCGAGGCGTCGGAGGGCGCCGATCTCCTGGTGGTGGGCAGTCACGGCCGCGGCGCGTTCCGTAGGGCCCTGCTCGGTTCGGTGAGCCAGCAGGTGACGCAGCACGCCTCCTGCCCGGTGACGATCGTGCGCCAGGACCTGCCCGGCACCTGA
- a CDS encoding alcohol dehydrogenase catalytic domain-containing protein translates to MSRTTMRAYRIPEWEHTAEVVDVPVPEPGPGQALVEVAGCGLCHSDFTMLGMPAEFGRALGWSIPFTLGHETAGRIAELGAGVTGFAPGDPVALVSPASCGTCAYCVRGLDASCPNAPAGRGFGRDGGLAEYVLVDDPRALLPLGGLDPRTAGPLTDAGATSYHAVRRAAPRIRPGGTAVVIGAGGLGAFAVQFLCLLTGAQVVAVDTDEARLKVAAELGAHATLVGTTEGTAAEIRALTDGHGADAVLDFVGVDATIAAGVAAVRPAGAFGLVGAASGRLQSPWYGGLPRDGEVFTFQGSGIADVQEVLRLAETGRVRNNVDLFPFAEVEAAYKALHDGTLQGRAVVTFGD, encoded by the coding sequence GTGAGCCGTACCACCATGCGCGCCTATCGCATTCCGGAGTGGGAACATACCGCCGAGGTCGTCGATGTGCCCGTTCCCGAGCCCGGGCCCGGTCAGGCGCTGGTCGAGGTAGCTGGCTGCGGCCTGTGCCACTCCGACTTCACGATGCTGGGCATGCCCGCCGAGTTCGGCCGCGCCCTGGGCTGGTCCATACCCTTCACGCTCGGGCACGAGACGGCCGGCCGCATCGCCGAACTGGGCGCCGGCGTCACGGGGTTCGCCCCCGGCGACCCGGTCGCCCTCGTTTCTCCCGCGTCCTGTGGCACCTGCGCGTACTGCGTGCGCGGCCTGGACGCCAGTTGCCCGAACGCCCCGGCGGGGCGTGGCTTCGGGCGCGACGGCGGCCTCGCCGAGTACGTGCTCGTCGACGACCCGCGCGCCCTGCTGCCCCTGGGCGGACTCGATCCGCGCACCGCGGGCCCGCTCACGGACGCCGGGGCCACCTCGTACCACGCGGTGCGGCGCGCGGCGCCCCGGATCCGGCCCGGCGGCACCGCCGTCGTCATCGGCGCGGGCGGACTCGGCGCGTTCGCGGTTCAGTTCCTGTGCCTGCTCACCGGCGCCCAGGTGGTCGCCGTCGACACCGACGAGGCCCGCCTGAAGGTGGCCGCGGAACTGGGCGCGCACGCCACGCTCGTCGGCACCACGGAAGGGACCGCGGCAGAGATCCGTGCGCTGACGGACGGTCACGGCGCCGACGCCGTACTCGACTTCGTAGGAGTGGACGCCACGATCGCGGCCGGCGTCGCCGCGGTCCGCCCCGCGGGCGCCTTCGGGCTGGTCGGCGCCGCGTCGGGCCGCCTCCAGTCACCCTGGTACGGCGGACTGCCGCGGGACGGCGAGGTGTTCACCTTCCAGGGCAGCGGCATCGCCGACGTCCAGGAGGTGCTGCGGCTCGCCGAGACCGGCCGCGTCCGCAACAACGTCGACCTGTTCCCGTTCGCCGAGGTCGAGGCGGCGTACAAGGCGCTGCACGACGGCACCCTCCAGGGCCGCGCCGTCGTCACCTTCGGGGACTGA
- a CDS encoding MarR family winged helix-turn-helix transcriptional regulator → MAAAHPNDRLGFLLSFRGELTGARIRAAVAVAGLHPRNAMTLMHLAPGATSQRELAVTMEVDPSQLVAILNELESSGLCERRRDPADRRRHIVEITPAGQEALERIDEAVSVAERELFGDLTEAEQTLLRGLLDRVVVDPASHECGE, encoded by the coding sequence ATGGCAGCAGCGCACCCGAACGACCGCCTCGGATTCCTCCTCTCCTTCCGCGGAGAGCTCACCGGTGCGCGCATTCGCGCCGCCGTGGCCGTCGCCGGGCTGCACCCGCGCAACGCGATGACCCTGATGCACCTCGCGCCGGGCGCCACCAGCCAGCGCGAGCTGGCCGTGACGATGGAGGTCGACCCCAGCCAACTGGTCGCGATCCTCAACGAGTTGGAGTCCTCGGGACTGTGCGAGCGGCGCCGCGACCCGGCCGACCGGCGGCGACACATCGTGGAGATCACCCCGGCCGGCCAGGAGGCCCTGGAGCGGATCGACGAGGCGGTGAGCGTGGCCGAGCGCGAGCTGTTCGGCGATCTCACCGAGGCCGAGCAGACCCTGCTGCGGGGCCTGCTCGACCGTGTCGTGGTGGATCCGGCCTCGCACGAGTGCGGCGAATAG
- a CDS encoding DoxX family protein, protein MFIGYVIVAALLALASAGSAFATFSRNPQVVSGMTKVGVPDSWLPWLATAKAAGALGLLAGLAVAPLGVAAAVGLVLYFVGAVISHVRVKDFAVAPVVVLTLLAAAALVLRIASA, encoded by the coding sequence ATGTTCATCGGATATGTGATCGTCGCCGCGCTGCTCGCGCTCGCCTCCGCCGGGTCCGCCTTCGCGACCTTCAGCCGCAATCCGCAGGTCGTGAGCGGCATGACGAAGGTGGGCGTGCCCGACTCCTGGCTGCCCTGGCTCGCGACCGCGAAGGCGGCGGGCGCGCTCGGCCTGCTGGCCGGCCTGGCCGTCGCGCCGCTCGGCGTCGCGGCCGCCGTAGGCCTGGTGCTCTACTTCGTCGGCGCGGTGATCTCCCACGTGCGCGTGAAGGACTTCGCGGTGGCCCCGGTCGTCGTCCTGACCCTGCTGGCCGCGGCCGCACTGGTGCTGCGCATAGCCTCCGCCTGA
- a CDS encoding TIGR03621 family F420-dependent LLM class oxidoreductase encodes MPTPPIRTAVYAPPIGRDVDAWRRRLRLLDESGLTAVSVSDHFQAGVQDPVATLAALATSTRRLRLMALVLCNDYRHPVITHHAMATVDALSGGRLDLGLGAGYLAAEYAAAGLPFDPPGLRVDRLTESVDLVKALFGGRPVHHSGPHYTVSGLTGSPAPVQTPHPPLVIGGGGKRMLALAGRHAQIAGIHSNLGHGTAYDAAVIEDMVPERMAAKIGWVREAAERAGRDPDGLSYLSVTWTCRVVDSPRRTPAALAEVCRAYGVDPEVGRRSTGLLVGTVEECVEQLRQRQRDLGLDYVDFGAADPSTVAPLAAALAAPDAGL; translated from the coding sequence ATGCCGACTCCCCCCATCAGAACCGCCGTGTACGCACCGCCGATCGGACGGGACGTGGACGCCTGGCGGCGTCGGCTGCGCCTGCTCGACGAGAGCGGCCTGACCGCCGTCTCGGTGTCCGATCACTTCCAGGCGGGCGTGCAGGATCCGGTCGCCACGCTGGCCGCCCTCGCGACGAGCACGCGGCGGCTGCGTCTGATGGCGCTGGTCCTGTGCAACGACTACCGCCATCCGGTGATCACCCACCACGCGATGGCCACCGTCGACGCCTTGTCCGGCGGGCGGCTCGACCTGGGCCTGGGGGCGGGCTATCTCGCCGCCGAGTACGCGGCCGCGGGCCTGCCCTTCGACCCGCCGGGACTGCGGGTGGACCGGCTCACGGAGTCGGTGGACCTCGTCAAGGCGCTGTTCGGCGGCCGCCCGGTCCACCACAGCGGCCCGCACTACACGGTGTCGGGGCTGACCGGGTCGCCGGCACCCGTGCAGACGCCGCATCCTCCGCTGGTGATCGGCGGCGGCGGGAAGCGGATGCTCGCCCTGGCCGGGCGGCACGCGCAGATCGCCGGCATCCACTCGAACCTCGGGCACGGCACCGCGTACGACGCGGCCGTCATCGAGGACATGGTGCCGGAGCGGATGGCGGCCAAGATCGGCTGGGTGCGGGAGGCCGCCGAGCGGGCCGGGCGCGACCCCGACGGCCTCTCCTACCTGTCGGTCACCTGGACCTGCCGGGTGGTCGACAGCCCGCGGCGGACCCCTGCGGCGCTCGCCGAGGTGTGCCGGGCCTACGGGGTCGACCCGGAGGTCGGCCGGCGCTCGACGGGGCTGCTGGTCGGCACCGTGGAGGAGTGCGTCGAGCAGCTCCGGCAGCGGCAGCGGGACCTCGGGCTCGACTACGTCGACTTCGGCGCCGCCGATCCCTCTACCGTCGCCCCGCTGGCCGCGGCGCTGGCCGCGCCGGACGCGGGGCTCTGA